One Bufo gargarizans isolate SCDJY-AF-19 chromosome 4, ASM1485885v1, whole genome shotgun sequence DNA window includes the following coding sequences:
- the LOC122935008 gene encoding uncharacterized protein LOC122935008 — translation METNYATLKRTTLKELLEARGRKASNKTKATLVAELMEGDRATTAATPQETEPTEFARELNSRLAFYPNTPSVETLERLIADVHEYIVAKQNAIQRVGERAPAPTSTTQGKAKIPYQAFKNYTEGESDIDEYLQDFERLCQLHDISPADQVPLLAGRLSGRAAEAYRTVPDEDIRNYHKVKQAILARYAITSEAYRLKFRDIKKQTKDSHTEWAHQLQRAAKGWMEATRVTTMEEMFQLIVMEQFFNGLTTELQNWVRDRKPRTLPEAAKLADEFQDTRRDQRTPHRTTYGSTTPLPAVTTLAHPRPAASHNQYPPRYNTRPPIRCHTCNQQGHIQRDCPRNRPRQNWNYQGPSPPNRAAVHCCQRESVLPTSTITSIEEPLGILHEVNPIQAASDNRQGHRQVVHMEGKSIQGLRDSGATLTLVRNHLVPKHTLTGDCVAVRVAGGAIYKVPTAKVHLNWGAGHGNVEVGIMQDLPADVILGNDLGELTSAFVPQPTIQEAYPVVTRQQARTTAPSDHSEAQTLLCLDWGQY, via the exons ATGGAGACGAATTATGCAACATTGAAACGAACTACGTTAAAGGAATTATTGGAAGCAAGGGGAAGAAAAGCCAGCAACAAAACCAAAGCTACTCTTGTGGCCGAActcatggagggggacagagcgACCACTGCGGCAACTCCACAGGAGACAGAGCCAACGGAATTTGCAAGAGAGCTCAATAGCAGGTTAgctttttacccaaacaccccCTCCGTGGAGACACTAGAAAGACTGATAGCAGATGTACACGAGTACATTGTAGCTAAGCAAAACGCTATTCAGCGAGTTGGGGAAAGAGCCCCAGCGCCCACCAGCACTACCCAGGGAAAAGCTAAGATTCCCTACCAAGCTTttaaaaattacacagaaggagaaagtgatattgacgaatacctacaggatttcgaaaggttgtgccagctacacgacaTCAGCCCAGCCGACCAAGTACCCCTGCTGGCAGGTAGATTGTCAGGCCGCGCCGCAGAGGCATACCGAACCGTCCCAGACGAAGACATCAGGAATTATCACAAAGTCAAACAAGCCATCCTAGCACGGTATGCCATTACCTCTGAGGCATACCGACTCAAATTCCGGGACatcaagaaacaaacaaaagactCACACACTGAATGGGCACACCAACTACAACGAGCCGCCAAGGGGTGGATGGAAGCGACACGGGTCACCACTATGGAAGAGATGTTTCAGTTAATagtaatggagcagttttttaatgGACTAACCACAGAACTGCAAAATTGGGTACGAGATCGCAAACCCCGTACCCTACCAGAGGCAGCCAAGCTAGCTGACGAGTTCCAAGACACCAGACGAGACCAACGCACACCACACCGGACCACGTATGGATCTACCACCCCTCTGCCAGCAGTGACTACCTTGGCTCACCCACGACCAGCCGCGAGCCACAACCAGTACCCTCCTAGGTACAATACCCGACCACCGATCCGCTGCCACACCTGCAACCAACAGGGGCACATCCAGAGAGACTGCCCACGTAACCGACCTCGCCAGAACTGGAACTACCAGGGTCCTTCTCCCCCCAATCGGGCTGCAGTACACTGCTGCCAAAGAGAATCTGTGCTCCCAACATCCACAATCACCTCAATAGAAGAGCCTCTGGGGATCCTACACGAGGTAAACCCCATACAAGCCGCCTCAGACAACCGTCAGGGGCACCGCCAGGTGGTACACATGGAGGGGAAGAGTATACAAGGATTACGTGACTCTGGGGCCACGTTAACCCTGGTCCGAAATCATTTGGTGCCTAAGCACACCCTCACCGGAGACTGTGTAGCTGTACGGGTGGCAGGGGGAGCAATTTACAAAGTTCCCACTGCCAAGGTGCATTTGAATTGGGGGGCAGGGCATGGAAACGTGGAGGTGGGAATTATGCAGGATTTGCCCGCTGATGTTATTTTGGGCAACGACTTGGGGGAGCTCACCTCTGCTTTTGTCCCTCAACCAACTATCCAAGAGGCCTACCCGGTTGTTACCCGGCAGCAAGCACGCACCACGGCTCCATCCGATCACTCTGAGGCTCAG acgcttctatgtttggattgggggcagtactga